In a single window of the Nicotiana tomentosiformis chromosome 8, ASM39032v3, whole genome shotgun sequence genome:
- the LOC138897221 gene encoding uncharacterized protein yields the protein MARELEMDILYQKVVGITRRLEGMLTRDRKEREAKRSRESGTYSGARAPAAACQGRGYMGRPIHSALPASSGAPATTRQHDPYYAPPVSIVPPILGASSDHSSRSGPSQSQKSCPPRAYFECGGTRHLVRDFPRIRRGAPPHISQASRAPPGPQDMVIAPATTPPAHSARGRGRTCRGHPRGRGQARYYALPARTEAVAFDFVITSTVPIYHRDALVLFDPSSTYSYMSSYFASYLGVSCDSLSSPAYVSKLVGDSIIVDHVYQSCLIVL from the coding sequence atggctcgagagttggagatggatattttgTACCAGAAGGTAGTGGGGATTACTAGGAGGTtagagggtatgctgactcgggatagaaaggagagagaggctaagaggtctcgagagtctggcacttatagtggtgctcgtgccccagctgcagcttgtcagggcaggggttatatgggtcgccctattcattcagccCTTCCAGCCTCCAGCGGTGCTCCGGCCACCACTAGGCAACatgatccttattatgcaccaccagtgtctatTGTGCCTCCTATACTGGGTGCTTCCAGTGATCattccagtcgatcaggcccaaGCCAGTCACAAAAGTCAtgtcctccgagagcttattttgagtgtggcggcactcgtcatttggtgagggatttccctagaatcaggaggggtgcacctccacatattTCTCAAGCATcgcgtgctccaccaggtcctcaggaTATGGTtatagcaccagctaccaccccacctgcacattcagctagaggtagaggtcggacatgcagaggtcaccctagagggagaggccaggccagatattatgcccttcctgctaggacggaggcagttgcattcGATTTTGTCATAACAAGTACTGTTCCtatctatcatagagatgcattagtcttatttgatccgagctctacttattcttatatgtcatcttattttgcttcgtatttgggtgtatcatgtgattctctgagttcacctGCCTATGTGTCTAAactcgtgggtgattctattattgttgaccatgtgtatcagtcgtgtttgattgttctttga